From a single Scomber japonicus isolate fScoJap1 chromosome 12, fScoJap1.pri, whole genome shotgun sequence genomic region:
- the snorc gene encoding protein SNORC — MVHSSSICRFLLLVFLGLLVAFVHTETVADPASTTRDNQDTMSGEPPSDVTTKDPFQDMTEQSFTYDYEDTTHSQGIDEEEGVLGPGAITAIVIAVFLGASVLLALIVITLRKFTAS, encoded by the exons ATGGTTCACAGCAGCAGTATCTGCAGATTCCTCCTCCTGGTGTTCCTAGGCCTCTTGGTGGCATTTGTACACACAG AGACAGTTGCAGACCCTGCCTCAACAACCAGGGACAACCAGGACACCATGTCTGGGGAGCCACCCAGCGACGTCACCACCAAAGACCCTTTCCAGGATATGACGGAGCAGTCCTTTACGTATGACTACGAGGACACCACACACTCCCAGGGCATTGATGAGGAGGAAG gggtcCTGGGGCCGGGGGCCATCACAGCAATCGTTATAGCAGTCTTCCTGGGAGCTTCTGTCCTCCTCGCCCTCATCGTCATCACACTCAGGAAGTTCACCGCCTCCTAG